A genomic segment from Leptotrichia sp. OH3620_COT-345 encodes:
- a CDS encoding ABC transporter substrate-binding protein has protein sequence MKNIKQIKKLFLFFSVIIAILIGCSKKEKITGGNFEGKTLNVIATSEKYKKLFDKFSEETKADVQFLSMSSGEVIAKIKAEGGKPMADVWFGGGIDAFMKAKNDNLLEMYKPKGFENIKEGYKDNEGYWISKGITVVGFLINNDILKEKGLPVPFTWEEIADPKYKNEIIMANPAVSGTSYANVKGILDMYGEQKGWEYLEKLNKNVKFYGKRGKDPQEKTVAGEFGIGIIPIDKSSFDVAEKHNLTAVYPTDGLFWVPEGVAIFKNSPNLELAKAFEDFILRPEIQQLIAELDGKDGAQMVIDGTKGYKLGLPKDKFVKEDLSTFGTKRAEILEKWEKMTKGK, from the coding sequence ATGAAAAATATAAAACAAATAAAAAAATTATTTTTATTTTTTTCAGTAATTATTGCTATATTAATCGGTTGTTCCAAAAAGGAGAAAATTACAGGGGGAAATTTTGAGGGAAAAACATTGAATGTCATTGCAACTTCAGAAAAATATAAAAAACTATTTGATAAATTTTCTGAAGAAACAAAGGCTGATGTGCAATTTTTGTCTATGTCAAGTGGAGAAGTAATAGCTAAAATTAAAGCTGAAGGTGGAAAACCTATGGCAGATGTCTGGTTCGGAGGAGGAATAGATGCTTTTATGAAAGCTAAAAATGATAATCTTCTGGAGATGTATAAACCTAAAGGATTTGAAAATATTAAAGAAGGATATAAAGATAATGAAGGGTATTGGATTTCCAAAGGTATTACAGTAGTAGGTTTTCTTATAAATAATGATATTTTAAAAGAAAAGGGGCTTCCTGTTCCTTTCACATGGGAAGAAATTGCAGATCCAAAATATAAAAATGAAATTATTATGGCTAATCCTGCGGTTTCAGGAACAAGTTATGCAAATGTAAAAGGAATTCTTGATATGTATGGAGAACAAAAAGGTTGGGAATATTTGGAGAAATTAAATAAAAATGTGAAGTTTTATGGAAAAAGAGGGAAAGATCCTCAGGAAAAAACTGTTGCAGGAGAATTCGGTATAGGAATTATCCCTATAGACAAATCTTCGTTTGACGTGGCGGAAAAGCATAATTTAACAGCTGTTTATCCTACTGACGGTCTTTTTTGGGTGCCGGAAGGAGTAGCAATATTTAAAAATAGTCCAAATTTGGAACTTGCGAAAGCATTTGAAGATTTTATTTTAAGACCCGAAATTCAGCAGCTTATAGCGGAGTTGGATGGAAAAGATGGAGCACAAATGGTAATAGACGGAACAAAAGGATATAAGCTCGGATTACCGAAAGATAAATTTGTAAAAGAGGATTTATCCACTTTCGGAACAAAAAGAGCGGAAATTTTGGAAAAATGGGAGAAAATGACTAAAGGAAAGTAA